One genomic region from Bacillota bacterium encodes:
- the rsmG gene encoding 16S rRNA (guanine(527)-N(7))-methyltransferase RsmG, with the protein MGKVEPKIEFLVAGARQLGIILDPRQQSQFQNYLEILLEWNKRMNLVRFRTREELIRNHFLDSLWCTAGCSFENGRRVLDLGSGAGFPGIPLSISFPGLKVFLLEAQRKRCVFLREACRLLELSNCTILAGRAEKLAHLPHLRATFERVVVRALARLVVIVEFALPFLTCGGFLVALKGRDVEEELKEAGNALKILGGEIARVIPYRFPGETGRHVVVVHKTAQTPAPYPRRPGLPERRPLYGVQENV; encoded by the coding sequence GTGGGAAAAGTGGAGCCGAAAATCGAGTTCCTTGTGGCGGGAGCGCGCCAGTTGGGTATTATTTTAGACCCACGCCAGCAGAGTCAGTTTCAAAATTATCTGGAAATCTTGCTGGAGTGGAACAAAAGAATGAACCTGGTCCGGTTTCGCACCCGTGAGGAATTAATCCGGAATCATTTCCTTGATTCTCTCTGGTGTACAGCAGGCTGTTCTTTTGAGAACGGCCGCCGCGTCCTCGACCTGGGCAGCGGGGCAGGTTTCCCGGGAATTCCCCTCAGCATTTCCTTCCCCGGTTTAAAGGTTTTTTTGCTGGAAGCGCAGCGCAAGCGCTGTGTTTTTTTGCGGGAAGCGTGCCGTCTGCTCGAGTTGTCTAACTGCACAATTTTGGCCGGGCGCGCTGAAAAACTGGCGCACCTCCCGCACCTGCGGGCGACTTTTGAGCGTGTTGTCGTAAGAGCCCTAGCCCGCCTGGTTGTGATCGTGGAATTTGCTCTTCCTTTCCTGACCTGCGGGGGTTTTCTTGTGGCGTTAAAGGGCAGGGATGTTGAAGAGGAATTAAAGGAAGCGGGGAACGCTTTAAAGATCCTGGGGGGCGAGATTGCCAGAGTAATCCCGTACCGCTTTCCGGGTGAAACCGGTAGGCACGTGGTTGTGGTGCACAAGACAGCCCAGACCCCAGCTCCTTACCCCAGACGCCCCGGGCTTCCCGAGCGACGCCCCCTGTACGGAGTGCAGGAGAATGTCTAA